A stretch of the Archangium violaceum genome encodes the following:
- the spoVG gene encoding septation regulator SpoVG, with amino-acid sequence MNITDVKVYPVDEDKLKAYVTITLDHCFVIRDLKVIHGASGLFIAMPAKRRKDGTYKDIAHPLNADTRNQMERTILLEYERHQQTGTGGSSPFLAAAEHD; translated from the coding sequence ATGAACATCACCGACGTCAAGGTGTATCCGGTCGACGAGGATAAGCTGAAGGCCTACGTGACCATCACCTTGGATCACTGTTTCGTCATCCGGGATCTCAAAGTCATTCACGGTGCGTCCGGCCTGTTCATCGCCATGCCGGCCAAGCGCCGGAAGGACGGGACGTACAAGGACATCGCGCATCCGCTCAACGCCGACACGCGCAACCAGATGGAGAGGACCATCCTTCTGGAATATGAGCGGCACCAACAAACGGGCACCGGGGGCTCGAGCCCCTTCCTGGCCGCCGCCGAGCACGACTGA
- a CDS encoding 50S ribosomal protein L25/general stress protein Ctc, translating into MSVDKSMLEVKPREGSGKGAARRLRSQGLVPAVVYGKHLEKPLSVAVDPKSVRQAINTPHKFNTLITLKGVGEGEQQVLFKDYQQDPVTREILHVDFIAVREDDQVKVNVPLVLTGKAEGVAEGGLLTQARREIEVYAKPRAIPEKIEVDVTPLKIAQALHINDVKLPEGVVVKTNVNYTIAVISAPEGAAEAAPAAAAPAAAAKPAAGGAAKPAAGAAAKPAAGAKK; encoded by the coding sequence ATGTCCGTCGACAAGAGCATGCTCGAGGTCAAGCCGCGCGAGGGCTCCGGCAAGGGCGCCGCCCGCCGCCTGCGCAGCCAGGGTCTCGTTCCCGCCGTCGTCTATGGCAAGCACCTGGAGAAGCCGCTGTCCGTCGCGGTCGACCCCAAGTCCGTGCGCCAGGCCATCAACACCCCGCACAAGTTCAACACCCTCATCACCCTGAAGGGGGTCGGCGAGGGCGAGCAGCAGGTCCTCTTCAAGGACTACCAGCAGGATCCGGTCACCCGTGAGATCCTCCACGTGGACTTCATCGCCGTGCGCGAGGACGACCAGGTGAAGGTGAACGTGCCCCTGGTGCTCACCGGCAAGGCCGAGGGTGTGGCCGAGGGCGGTCTGCTCACCCAGGCCCGCCGTGAGATCGAGGTCTACGCCAAGCCGCGCGCCATCCCCGAGAAGATCGAGGTGGACGTGACGCCGCTGAAGATCGCCCAGGCGCTCCACATCAACGATGTGAAGCTGCCCGAGGGCGTGGTCGTGAAGACCAACGTCAACTACACCATCGCAGTCATCAGCGCGCCCGAGGGTGCGGCCGAGGCGGCTCCCGCGGCGGCGGCTCCCGCGGCTGCGGCCAAGCCCGCGGCCGGCGGCGCGGCCAAGCCGGCGGCTGGCGCTGCTGCCAAGCCCGCGGCTGGCGCGAAGAAGTAG
- the rpsF gene encoding 30S ribosomal protein S6, with product MADTQAATRLREYETIFLVKPDLTDDNVDKLKERVRGIVAREGGKVIRFTVWGKKKTLYPIAKQPRAIYIHANFLGNTRLVAEVERNLRIFDEVTRYLSVKLADEVDPETRPVLEDLKLAGDVEETRPGAAPAAERVDTADEAPEADEETTEEA from the coding sequence ATGGCTGATACGCAGGCCGCCACGCGGCTTCGTGAGTACGAGACCATCTTCCTGGTCAAGCCTGACCTCACCGACGACAACGTGGACAAGCTCAAGGAGCGCGTCCGCGGCATCGTCGCCCGTGAGGGTGGCAAGGTCATCCGCTTCACGGTGTGGGGCAAGAAGAAGACGCTGTACCCCATCGCCAAGCAGCCCCGCGCCATCTACATCCACGCCAACTTCCTGGGTAACACCCGGCTGGTGGCCGAGGTGGAGCGCAACCTCCGCATCTTCGACGAGGTGACGCGCTACCTGTCCGTGAAGCTCGCGGACGAGGTGGATCCCGAGACCCGTCCGGTGCTCGAGGACCTGAAGCTGGCCGGCGACGTCGAGGAGACCCGCCCGGGTGCGGCGCCCGCTGCTGAGCGCGTCGATACCGCGGACGAGGCCCCCGAGGCGGATGAGGAGACCACCGAGGAGGCCTAG
- the rpsR gene encoding 30S ribosomal protein S18 — protein sequence MIGNDRNAPRGGDRDRGDRDGGRGGGAGGDDEKRGGRGFGRKKVCRFCAEKNAKVDFKDQSTLKYFVTERGKIIPRRISGNCAKHQREIATAIKRARGLALLPYNAMVG from the coding sequence ATGATCGGCAATGATAGGAACGCTCCGCGTGGCGGGGACAGGGACAGGGGTGACAGGGACGGTGGCCGCGGCGGCGGCGCGGGTGGTGATGACGAGAAGCGTGGTGGCCGTGGCTTCGGCCGCAAGAAGGTCTGCCGCTTCTGCGCCGAGAAGAACGCCAAGGTGGACTTCAAGGATCAGTCGACCCTGAAGTACTTCGTCACCGAGCGCGGCAAGATCATCCCCCGCCGCATCTCCGGTAACTGCGCCAAGCACCAGCGTGAGATCGCCACCGCGATCAAGCGCGCTCGCGGCCTGGCGCTGCTCCCCTACAACGCGATGGTCGGCTAG
- a CDS encoding ribose-phosphate pyrophosphokinase yields the protein MQPRDFKVFTGSSNPGLAHRICDYLKRPLGKASVGRFSDGEIHVEIGENVRGLDVFIVQSTCPPANDHLMELLIMCDALKRASAGSINAVMPYYGYARQDRKVAPRTPITAKLIADMLEVAGATRVVSMDMHAGQIQGFFNIPSDHLYASPVFLDDLRKKFPDSQDLVIVSPDAGGVERARAYSKRLNCGLAIIDKRRPRPNSSEVMNLIGDVSGKDAVLVDDMVDTAGTLTQAAAALKDRGARRVVAYAVHPILSGPAIQRIQDSTLEELVFTDTVPLSPAALATGKVRVLTTERLFGEAIARIHRADSLSSLFV from the coding sequence ATGCAGCCTCGCGACTTCAAGGTGTTCACCGGGAGCTCCAATCCGGGTCTGGCCCATCGCATCTGCGATTACCTCAAGCGGCCTTTGGGGAAGGCTTCCGTGGGCCGTTTCTCCGACGGGGAGATCCACGTGGAGATCGGCGAGAACGTGCGTGGGCTGGACGTCTTCATCGTCCAGTCCACGTGCCCTCCGGCCAATGATCACCTGATGGAGCTGCTGATCATGTGCGACGCGCTCAAGCGCGCGAGCGCTGGCTCGATCAACGCGGTCATGCCCTACTACGGGTATGCCCGGCAGGACCGCAAGGTGGCGCCGCGCACGCCCATCACCGCCAAGCTGATCGCGGACATGCTCGAGGTGGCGGGTGCCACGCGCGTGGTGTCCATGGACATGCACGCCGGGCAGATCCAGGGCTTCTTCAACATCCCCTCGGATCACCTCTACGCCTCGCCGGTGTTCCTGGACGACCTGCGCAAGAAGTTCCCCGACTCGCAGGATCTGGTCATCGTGTCGCCGGACGCGGGCGGCGTGGAGAGGGCGCGCGCCTACTCCAAGCGGCTCAACTGCGGCCTGGCCATCATCGACAAGCGCCGGCCGCGGCCCAACTCCTCCGAGGTGATGAACCTCATCGGAGACGTGAGCGGCAAGGACGCGGTGCTGGTGGACGACATGGTGGACACCGCGGGCACGCTCACCCAGGCGGCCGCCGCGCTGAAGGACCGGGGCGCGCGCCGGGTGGTGGCCTACGCCGTCCACCCCATCCTCTCCGGGCCCGCCATCCAGCGCATCCAGGACTCGACGCTCGAGGAGCTCGTCTTCACGGACACGGTGCCCCTGTCGCCCGCCGCCCTGGCCACCGGCAAGGTGCGCGTGCTCACCACCGAGCGCCTCTTCGGCGAGGCCATCGCGCGCATCCACCGCGCCGACTCGCTCAGCTCCCTCTTCGTCTGA
- the thiD gene encoding bifunctional hydroxymethylpyrimidine kinase/phosphomethylpyrimidine kinase: MTGAPRILLCAGHEPTGRAGLLSDVAAVRALGGAPVAVPSAQTAQGRGTFLYQSTPPRVLRAQVKAALELGPLHAVKLGQVPGPSQLAALREALEGVDAWWVVDPVVRTSRGESLSKLTRRHYLSLAGPKVVLTPNLDEAAWLLGGGAVRTVEEAREAGRALVAHGFGAVLVKGGHRATGAVDVLCLPERDVVLEGTRLERPPERRGTGCRLASAFAVELGRGRPPTAAARRAKAHVTRYLRSGRD; this comes from the coding sequence GTGACTGGGGCGCCGCGCATCCTGCTGTGCGCGGGCCACGAGCCCACGGGACGAGCGGGGCTGCTCTCGGACGTGGCGGCGGTGCGGGCGCTCGGTGGGGCGCCCGTGGCGGTGCCATCCGCGCAGACGGCGCAGGGGCGGGGAACCTTCCTGTACCAGTCCACGCCGCCGCGCGTGTTGAGGGCCCAGGTGAAGGCGGCGCTCGAGCTGGGGCCGCTGCACGCGGTGAAGCTGGGCCAGGTGCCCGGGCCGTCGCAGCTGGCCGCGCTGCGCGAGGCGCTCGAGGGCGTGGACGCGTGGTGGGTGGTGGACCCGGTCGTGCGGACCTCGAGGGGCGAGTCACTCTCGAAGCTGACGCGGCGGCACTACCTGTCGCTGGCGGGACCGAAGGTGGTGCTCACCCCGAACCTGGACGAGGCGGCGTGGCTGCTCGGCGGGGGAGCGGTGCGCACGGTGGAGGAGGCTCGCGAGGCGGGGAGGGCGCTGGTGGCCCACGGCTTCGGCGCGGTGCTGGTGAAGGGCGGGCACCGGGCCACGGGGGCGGTGGACGTGCTGTGCCTGCCGGAGCGGGACGTGGTGCTGGAAGGCACTCGATTGGAGCGCCCACCCGAGCGCCGGGGGACGGGCTGTCGGCTGGCCTCGGCCTTCGCGGTGGAGCTGGGCAGGGGCAGGCCGCCCACTGCCGCCGCGCGCCGGGCGAAGGCCCATGTGACGCGCTACCTGCGCTCCGGCCGTGACTGA
- the dnaB gene encoding replicative DNA helicase, translating into MDNILDIRTGGRKSHEDLAAERAVLGAVLADNTIVASIAEVVHPDDFASPAHSQIFAAMLKLDGSSRQVDHLTLAEELKVLGQLAGVGGPAYLMSLDQMVPVPGNVIQYAKIVKDQAIRRRLAGVGREIQELASQETGELDVLLDEAERKVFNLAEKKREGDLRPVSELMEHTLDLLDKMKTATTGITGLSTGYVDLDNQLTGLHGGELIILAARPGCGKTSFAMNIATHVGLAEEPKAAAIFSLEMPADQLLMRLLASSARVDMKKLRGGRLTPHDEEKFQEMAGKLYNAPIYIDDSGGLSPFDLRAKARRLKQRDPRLSLIVIDYLQLMHQKGKVESRQLEIAEISRALKQLAKELEVPIIALSQLSRKVEERKGGKPMLSDLRESGAIEQDADVVMFIHREDQTEGEGGGGGGGGGGGGGGGGTTAIPVQLVIAKQRNGPIGDIDLVFLAEYTRFESRARME; encoded by the coding sequence ATGGACAACATCCTCGATATTCGGACCGGTGGCAGGAAATCCCACGAGGACCTCGCCGCGGAGCGCGCGGTGCTGGGCGCGGTGCTCGCGGACAACACGATCGTCGCCAGCATCGCGGAGGTGGTGCACCCGGACGACTTCGCCAGTCCGGCGCACTCGCAGATCTTCGCCGCGATGCTCAAGCTGGACGGCTCCTCACGGCAGGTGGACCACCTGACGCTGGCCGAGGAGCTGAAGGTGCTCGGGCAGCTGGCGGGAGTGGGTGGCCCGGCCTACCTGATGAGCCTGGACCAGATGGTGCCCGTGCCGGGCAACGTCATCCAGTACGCGAAGATCGTCAAGGACCAGGCCATCCGGCGGAGGCTGGCCGGCGTGGGGCGGGAGATCCAGGAGCTCGCGAGCCAGGAGACGGGCGAGCTGGACGTGCTGCTGGACGAGGCCGAGCGCAAGGTCTTCAACCTGGCGGAGAAGAAGCGCGAGGGAGATCTGCGGCCCGTCAGCGAGCTGATGGAGCACACGCTGGACCTCCTGGACAAGATGAAGACCGCGACGACGGGCATCACCGGCCTGTCGACGGGTTACGTCGACCTGGACAACCAGCTCACGGGACTGCACGGCGGCGAGCTCATCATCCTCGCGGCGCGCCCCGGCTGCGGAAAGACGTCCTTCGCGATGAACATCGCCACGCACGTGGGGCTCGCGGAGGAGCCGAAGGCTGCGGCCATCTTCAGCCTGGAAATGCCCGCGGATCAGCTGCTCATGCGTCTGCTGGCCTCGAGCGCGCGTGTGGACATGAAGAAGCTGCGCGGCGGCCGGCTCACCCCACATGACGAGGAGAAGTTCCAGGAGATGGCGGGCAAGCTCTACAACGCCCCCATCTACATCGACGACTCGGGCGGCCTGTCCCCGTTCGACTTGCGCGCCAAGGCGCGGCGGCTCAAGCAGAGGGATCCGCGGCTGTCGCTGATCGTCATCGACTACCTCCAGCTGATGCACCAGAAGGGCAAGGTGGAGAGCCGCCAGCTGGAAATCGCGGAGATCTCCCGCGCGCTCAAGCAGCTGGCCAAGGAGCTGGAGGTGCCCATCATCGCGCTCTCGCAGCTCAGCCGTAAGGTGGAGGAGCGCAAGGGCGGCAAGCCGATGCTCTCGGACCTGCGTGAGTCGGGCGCCATCGAGCAGGACGCCGACGTGGTGATGTTCATCCACCGCGAGGACCAGACCGAGGGCGAGGGCGGCGGCGGGGGTGGCGGAGGAGGAGGCGGCGGTGGGGGTGGCGGAACCACGGCGATCCCCGTGCAGCTCGTCATCGCCAAGCAGCGTAACGGCCCCATCGGAGACATCGACCTGGTCTTCCTCGCCGAGTACACGCGCTTCGAGAGCCGGGCCCGCATGGAGTAG
- the rplI gene encoding 50S ribosomal protein L9 yields MKVILREDVANLGKSGELVTVKDGFGRNYLLPRKLAVLATEQNVRQLEHERAVISARNAKLKGAAEEQAKKLGAVKVTIRRKVGEQDKLYGSVTVLDIAEALAAQGQTVDRRQLHLAEPIKATGQYEVELRLHRDVAAKIKVEVAAEA; encoded by the coding sequence ATGAAGGTCATTCTTCGTGAGGACGTCGCGAACCTGGGCAAGTCCGGGGAGCTCGTGACGGTGAAGGACGGCTTCGGCCGCAACTACCTGCTGCCGCGCAAGCTCGCGGTGCTGGCCACCGAGCAGAACGTGCGCCAGCTCGAGCACGAGCGCGCTGTCATCTCGGCGCGCAACGCCAAGCTGAAGGGCGCCGCCGAGGAGCAGGCCAAGAAGCTGGGCGCGGTGAAGGTCACCATCCGCCGCAAGGTGGGTGAGCAGGACAAGCTGTACGGCTCCGTCACCGTGCTGGACATCGCCGAGGCGCTCGCCGCCCAGGGCCAGACGGTGGACCGCCGCCAGCTGCACCTGGCCGAGCCCATCAAGGCCACGGGTCAGTACGAGGTGGAGCTGCGGCTGCACCGCGACGTGGCGGCGAAGATCAAGGTCGAGGTCGCGGCGGAGGCCTGA
- a CDS encoding gamma-glutamyl-gamma-aminobutyrate hydrolase family protein: MTHKLHGQPPRRPNIGITPDYSANRPDSAFAYYELKVPYADAVLRAGGLPFVLPYSDELACVDAYLDRISGLLVTGGAFDIPPEAYGETAREGMGPLKLSRTAFETALMRGALKRNMPVLGICGGMQLLNVVLGGTLHQDIGREVQGAHEHEQKHDRTQPQHPVDVREGTLLADAVGRGQLMVNSTHHQAACRMGPQVVVSAVSPDGVVEAIESPQHAFALGVQWHPELMLNTVPVNVGVYRAFIQKAREHRR; encoded by the coding sequence ATGACGCACAAACTTCATGGCCAGCCTCCGCGCCGGCCGAACATCGGTATCACCCCGGACTACAGCGCGAACCGGCCGGACTCGGCGTTCGCGTACTACGAGCTGAAGGTGCCCTACGCGGACGCGGTACTGCGCGCGGGGGGCCTGCCCTTCGTGCTGCCGTACTCGGACGAGCTGGCGTGCGTGGACGCGTACCTGGATCGTATCTCCGGGCTGCTCGTCACGGGCGGGGCCTTCGACATTCCGCCCGAGGCCTATGGTGAGACGGCCCGTGAGGGCATGGGGCCGCTGAAGCTGTCGCGCACCGCCTTCGAGACGGCGCTGATGCGTGGGGCGCTCAAGCGCAACATGCCGGTGCTGGGCATCTGCGGGGGCATGCAGCTGCTCAACGTGGTGCTCGGAGGCACGCTGCACCAGGACATCGGCCGCGAGGTGCAGGGGGCACACGAGCACGAGCAGAAGCACGACCGGACCCAGCCGCAGCACCCGGTGGACGTGCGAGAGGGGACGCTCCTGGCGGATGCGGTCGGCCGGGGTCAGCTGATGGTGAACTCCACGCACCACCAGGCGGCGTGCCGCATGGGCCCCCAGGTGGTGGTGAGCGCGGTGTCACCGGATGGGGTGGTGGAGGCCATCGAGTCGCCCCAGCACGCCTTCGCATTGGGTGTGCAGTGGCACCCGGAGTTGATGCTCAACACGGTGCCGGTGAACGTGGGCGTGTACCGGGCGTTCATCCAGAAGGCACGCGAGCACCGGCGGTGA
- the pth gene encoding aminoacyl-tRNA hydrolase gives MKLICGLGNPGREYERHRHNIGFMVVDALLSRARAELNHEKFQARVGQGSLGGEKVLFLEPQTYMNLSGRSLAEAARFYKIAVEDILVIHDELDLPFGRLQLKAGGGSGGHNGLKSSVSSLGADGFIRLRFGIGKPQGPNAKDRVAGYVLSNFDDGERRQLDELIAQAADAAETWVRDGLATAMNRYNKRAP, from the coding sequence ATGAAGCTCATCTGTGGACTGGGCAATCCCGGGCGCGAGTACGAGCGCCACCGGCACAACATCGGATTCATGGTGGTGGACGCGCTGCTGTCGCGCGCGCGCGCCGAGCTCAACCACGAGAAGTTCCAGGCCCGGGTGGGCCAGGGCTCCCTGGGCGGCGAGAAGGTCCTCTTCCTGGAGCCGCAGACGTACATGAACCTGTCCGGCCGCTCGCTGGCCGAGGCGGCGCGCTTCTACAAGATCGCCGTGGAGGACATCCTCGTCATCCACGACGAGCTGGACCTGCCCTTCGGCCGGTTGCAGCTCAAGGCGGGAGGCGGCAGCGGGGGCCACAACGGGCTGAAGAGCAGCGTCTCCTCCCTGGGCGCGGACGGCTTCATCCGCCTGCGCTTCGGCATCGGCAAGCCGCAGGGCCCCAACGCCAAGGACCGGGTGGCCGGCTACGTGCTGTCGAATTTCGACGATGGCGAGCGCCGGCAGCTCGACGAGCTGATCGCCCAGGCGGCGGACGCGGCCGAGACGTGGGTGCGCGACGGACTGGCGACGGCCATGAACCGGTACAACAAGCGGGCGCCTTGA
- a CDS encoding DUF1844 domain-containing protein — translation MSEEKRGETFVMKGEARQSAPEAPITFSTFLIGLASSALIHLGEAPNPETGRSERDLILARQSLDLLGMLHDKTRGNLTSEEQQLFDNLLADLRLRFVEASKR, via the coding sequence ATGAGCGAGGAGAAGCGCGGAGAGACGTTCGTGATGAAGGGCGAGGCGCGGCAGAGCGCGCCCGAGGCGCCCATCACCTTCAGCACCTTCCTCATCGGCCTGGCCTCCAGCGCCCTCATCCACCTGGGTGAGGCGCCCAATCCGGAGACGGGCAGGTCCGAGCGGGATTTGATTCTCGCCCGGCAGAGCCTGGATCTGCTGGGAATGCTGCACGACAAGACGCGCGGCAACCTCACGTCCGAGGAGCAGCAGCTCTTCGACAACCTCCTCGCCGACCTGCGCCTGCGCTTCGTGGAGGCGAGCAAGCGGTGA